Genomic DNA from Vibrio tubiashii ATCC 19109:
ACCACTGGCTTCTTGATAACCTTCGCCGTAAGGGCCTGTTACTCGGACATAAGCCAGTTTTGTCGCTGTAAAGTTTTGCGTTTCCATTTTGTTGCTCCACGTTGTTAGTTCAGATCCAGTATATGAATCGCTAGGTTTGCCTGCGTTTCCATTCTTGCGCAGCGTGTGTCCAATCTTGCTGTTTCGCGATAATTCAGAAAATTGCTGGTAGTTTTCGCAATCACGAAATGCGCTCGGCGTTACCCCATAATGTTGCTGAAACGCTTTAGCTAGGCTCTGTGAAGAGGCAAAACCATACTCCAATGCGATGTTTAGCACGGGTTGTTTTGATTTAAACAAATCGTCGGCTGCTGACTGCAATCGCAAACGTCTGACAAAATCAGCGAGGGTTTCTCCTTGCACGGCTTTAAAGGTGCGATGGAAGTGATATGGCGATAGGTTCGCTAGGGCTGCGACTTCTGGCAAATTGAGGGGTTGGTTGAAGTTCTTTTCCAGATAGCGAATCACTGGAATCAGCCTCTTTTGATAATCAACGCGCATTACTGAGCTCACCCTTGCTTTTAAATGACTGTATAAGCGTACAGTAAATTAGCTCGATTTAAAAATGGAGTTTTGATAAATGCGTAGCGCACAGTGACGAATTGAGTCACACTTATTGCCCATTTCCCGGTAAGCAAGGACAATCATGATCGCTTGGAAGCAGCACTTAGCCGGCTACGAGTGGCTTGTTCACCAAGTCTGGTACTTGGAGGTTGGACATGGTGAAGTGATTGATCCTAAACCTCATCTTATTCCCAACCCGCGCGCTCATTTGCTGTTCACTCTCAAGCATCAAACCTACAGCTACGACAACGGTGAAACCTTACTTTATGGTAAAGGTAGTCACCTACTGACTGCGAATGAAAATCTCCTTCTCTTAGAGGATGAGGCTCCGATCAAACGTATCGGTATTACTTTTCGACCTGAAGGGCTCTATGCCCTCCAATCTGCTTTTCACGATGATGCCCAAGTCAATGCGGTTAACCAGTGTCAGTGGTTTGATTGGCTGAGCCCTTTATTTGATGAGGATTTTCAACAAGCACTATGGCAACAAGATTCACCAGAAGCGTTGTTAGATTCGATAAAACGTCACTTAGACTTTTTAAGGATTGAACCCTGTCGAGCCAAACCGTTTTTGGTATCGCAGAAGGCCATCGCGGTGATGGACGCGCAAGCTCTGAGTTCATCGGAACTCGCCATAGATATGGAAGAGATTGCCGCGCAGTGCGCGTGTTCTCGAAGAACGTTAGAACGCAGTTTCAAGCAGGTGGTTGGTCTGAGCGTTAAGCAGTATCAGCAAATGGCCCGTCTTGAGCAGATGATTTTGGCACTCTACAAACAACAAGAGGCGATCGATTGGGTGAGTTTTTCGCAGCAATTTGGCTTTAGTGATCAGTCACACTTGATACGCACACTCAAGCAGCAGCTTAGAAAAACGCCGAACAAGTATTTGCAAAAACGCGATCTGACGATAGATATCTACGGTGACTTCGAATAGGAACTTGCGGCGACCAAGACAAGCAAGTTGTCGCAAAAGTCCAATTATTCTCTGGTTGGTTCCTCTAAGATAGTTGCCAGATAACGAGGTAACACATGTCATATCAAAAACTAAAACAAGGCCAAACCATTCCATTTAATGAGTCGTTGAATATTCAACTGATTCAAGCGTCTGATCTGCAAGATATTATCGAGATGCTGAATGACGATAAGGTCAACAAGTACCTGTTCTTCGCCCCGGCTGACGATAGCCTATATGAAGGTTTCTTTGGCCCAATCATTGAGAACACAGCTCAAGCGATCAAAGATGACGTTTGGCCAGAGAGTCCGACGTTTGTCATTCGTGATCAGCAAGGTAAATACATGGGGATGTGTGCAGTGACGTCGGTAATGTTCCTAACGGGTAATTATGAAGTCGGTTATCAGCTGCCGACTTGCGCATGGGGCAAAGGCATTGCGACTCGCGCGTGCCAAATGATGGCGGAGATTGGGTTTACCGAGCTTAAGGCGCATAAAGTCAGTGCAGATTGCTACTCATCGAATGTGGGTTCATACAAAACGTTAGAGAAATGCGGCTTTAGCCAAGAAGGACGTCAGACAGACTATTACAAGCTAGAGGAAGGCTTGGAAGACAAGCTTTACTACGGTATGACAGCAGAGCAATTCGCCTCTTTCAATCGTTTAGTGATCAAGCGACGCGTTTAAACAGCAAACGAAAAGGCCGCTATGCCCAAGATCGGGTTAGCGGCCTTTTCTATATTAATAGACCCTAGGTCTTAGTTGCCTTGATTTTGGCTTTGAAGCTTCTCTTTTGCTTCTTCAACTTTTGAGAAATCTAAACCCAACTCATCGACGGCTTCTTTGATTAGCGCAGGGTTTTGCATCACTTGCGCCATCAGCATTTGTAGCTTGTCTTGTGGCAGACCTAGTTGGCTGATCGTTGCCATCGCTGCAAGAGGGTTTTGCGTCAGAGTTTGGAAGATTTCGTTGATCTGTTCATCGCTGATGTTGTTCTCTTTCAGCAGTGCAATAATCGGGTTCATCATGTTTCCTTTTCAATCTATTGATGACTTTGCGCAGCAGTTTATCACTTGGATAGCGCGGATTGAACTAGCGCAAATCCAAATAGCTGAAACTGGATTGCGGCTTAATAACCCGTTAACTCCATATACCCCCTACCAGAGTGAGTGCCCTCGATACCAACTGGGCCTTCCCAATAGGGGACTGAAAGGGGCATTTTAGCGTTGGGGTTGAGCGCTGAAACCACAAGCTCGATTTGCTGACTCGGAATAGCCACTTGCCACTCGGTTGGGTAATTACGCCCTTGGATTTCAGTTTGTTTGGTCGCGTTCAATTGAATCTCATTGGGTGAAATGGCGATGCCCGAACCGTCTTGTCGCATCAGTCTGGCGCTAGAGTAACTGGCTTTTCCGGTATTGGAATCTCGCAACTGGAATACTACCAAGCTGGTTTCGTCGCTGAGCCTTAAGGCAAACCAATCCCAACCTTGTTGCGAGTCGAGCAAGAACTGCGAGCTCCACTCTCTGTCTATCCAGCCTTTACCCGTTACTTGATGAGTGTTGCCATCAATAATGACTTGGCCAGAAACATCAATAAACGGCTGGCTATAGTAATACGAAGCTACCTGACCATCGGCACTTTTGGTGCTGTAACCTTGCTCGCCCTGTTTTTGATAAGGTGCACCGCTAGTGAGTGTCAAAGAGTAGCCAAACTGCTCCGAACTGGCATTGAGTGTGGCGGGGAAGAGGTCATTGGTTGAAGAGCGCCACTGCCAATCGTCGAGATAAACCCGAAATGGCGATGCATCGACGCCTGCGAGTGAAGCTTGATCGCGTGACCATTTCTCATCGGCATAATGCTTGTCTGGCGTAGTTACTGCGCTATGCGCCATATAAATTTGTTGGCTCTGCCATACGTTTTTTTGCGCTTTGTTTTCCCCATCTTCTGGCGCGGCAGCGAAGCGAAATTGTGTCCATTGAACACCGAGTGGAGTGCCATTTTCATCGATTAAATTCGCCGTTAAATACCACCATTCATGACGAAAACTAGGGTGTGATTGATGATCGGCAGGGAAGGTGAGTTCAACGCCCTTTACTACAGGCGTGAATGGCTTGGTTTCAGGTTGAGAGCCTTCACTACCCAATAGCATCGCCATATTTTGCTGCTGAGGCTTTCCACAGCCAAGCAGCAACAGGCTACCCAATAGCAAAGAGAGGTTGCGTGCTAATTGATTCATTACAACACCTCGCTTTGCAAACTAGACACGACAGGCTTGCCGACCAAGCGCCACAGTGGAATCAGGGTCGCAACTACCGCGACTAAGATAGTGATTGCTGAAATGCTTAGGGCATCACTCCAACTCCACAGGTAACTTAAGCTCCAACCAAAGGCGCGCATGGTAACGATGTCCGTCAGCACATAACCGACCATAGCGCCGAGTGGTAGAGCGATAATCAAAGTAAAGCTGACCAAAGCGACGATTTGCCCGATGACCATGGTCATTAGTTTGCGGCGACTGACGCCAAGCGCGTAAAGCCTCGCAATGGCGGCTTTGCGCGCGTCGAGCAACATAAAACAAGCGCTAAATAAACCAATCACCGCGACCATTAGAGTCACGCCATTGAGGGCGCGCGTAATGGCGAAGGTCTGCGAGAAAATATCGAGCGCGATGGATTTGATTTGCGCCTGATTATAAAGCTGACTTGGGTGCAGGTTCAATTGCTTTCGCAGTTGGTCATAGACGAGATCTGGGTCGCTAGAGACTTTGACGCCAAGGCTGGTGGGCAAGTTGGTAAAGCCGCTTTCATGCCATAACTTTGGTGCCAATAAGACTTCACCATTGGGTGAACCGTAATCATGGAATATCGCCCCGACACGTAGAGTTTTGTTTGGAATTGCATCGAGCTCAAGTTCGCTATCGAGTGACAAGCCGAGTTTGACCGCAGTCGGCTCACTGATGGCGACCAACTCACCTTGGTAAAAGCGTTGCCAGAAGTTATCAAGGTGAGACTTGAACACCATGGTTTGCTCTAAGGTATCCTTGTCTTTGGTGCCGAGTAAAGTGGGCAAGCCTTGTAGGTTATCGTCGACATAGTATTGCTTGTAGACCGTCTCAACTCCGTCAAATCGCTCTAATGCGCGTTCCACATTGGCTATCTCTCCCTGTGCGGGACTAACGTAAATGTCGGCATGAAGCCTCTGTTCGAGCCACTGCTTTAGTGTCGATTCAAAGCTACCAACTAAGGTGTTCATTCCTATATTGGCTGTGACCGCAAGCAGCAGTGCCATCATGGCGAGAGAAAGCGGAGAAATGAGCTCGCGCAGTTCAGCGAACAGGTATTGGATCAAACCGGAACGGGAACGCCTTTCACATTCGTTGGCTAGTACGCTGAGTGTTTT
This window encodes:
- a CDS encoding AraC family transcriptional regulator, which encodes MRVDYQKRLIPVIRYLEKNFNQPLNLPEVAALANLSPYHFHRTFKAVQGETLADFVRRLRLQSAADDLFKSKQPVLNIALEYGFASSQSLAKAFQQHYGVTPSAFRDCENYQQFSELSRNSKIGHTLRKNGNAGKPSDSYTGSELTTWSNKMETQNFTATKLAYVRVTGPYGEGYQEASGRLYQWAGMKGLAENTCIFIYHDNPEVTPSDKCRTDICLMVPEETDVINGIELQDFPGGEYAVMRQNITQHSQYALAWDDLMSKVIETGLENDDRPCFELYHSYDPQTQHADVSFCTAIK
- a CDS encoding helix-turn-helix domain-containing protein, which translates into the protein MIAWKQHLAGYEWLVHQVWYLEVGHGEVIDPKPHLIPNPRAHLLFTLKHQTYSYDNGETLLYGKGSHLLTANENLLLLEDEAPIKRIGITFRPEGLYALQSAFHDDAQVNAVNQCQWFDWLSPLFDEDFQQALWQQDSPEALLDSIKRHLDFLRIEPCRAKPFLVSQKAIAVMDAQALSSSELAIDMEEIAAQCACSRRTLERSFKQVVGLSVKQYQQMARLEQMILALYKQQEAIDWVSFSQQFGFSDQSHLIRTLKQQLRKTPNKYLQKRDLTIDIYGDFE
- a CDS encoding GNAT family N-acetyltransferase; translation: MSYQKLKQGQTIPFNESLNIQLIQASDLQDIIEMLNDDKVNKYLFFAPADDSLYEGFFGPIIENTAQAIKDDVWPESPTFVIRDQQGKYMGMCAVTSVMFLTGNYEVGYQLPTCAWGKGIATRACQMMAEIGFTELKAHKVSADCYSSNVGSYKTLEKCGFSQEGRQTDYYKLEEGLEDKLYYGMTAEQFASFNRLVIKRRV
- a CDS encoding DUF2999 family protein; translated protein: MNPIIALLKENNISDEQINEIFQTLTQNPLAAMATISQLGLPQDKLQMLMAQVMQNPALIKEAVDELGLDFSKVEEAKEKLQSQNQGN
- a CDS encoding lipocalin-like domain-containing protein, encoding MNQLARNLSLLLGSLLLLGCGKPQQQNMAMLLGSEGSQPETKPFTPVVKGVELTFPADHQSHPSFRHEWWYLTANLIDENGTPLGVQWTQFRFAAAPEDGENKAQKNVWQSQQIYMAHSAVTTPDKHYADEKWSRDQASLAGVDASPFRVYLDDWQWRSSTNDLFPATLNASSEQFGYSLTLTSGAPYQKQGEQGYSTKSADGQVASYYYSQPFIDVSGQVIIDGNTHQVTGKGWIDREWSSQFLLDSQQGWDWFALRLSDETSLVVFQLRDSNTGKASYSSARLMRQDGSGIAISPNEIQLNATKQTEIQGRNYPTEWQVAIPSQQIELVVSALNPNAKMPLSVPYWEGPVGIEGTHSGRGYMELTGY